One window of the Salvia miltiorrhiza cultivar Shanhuang (shh) chromosome 6, IMPLAD_Smil_shh, whole genome shotgun sequence genome contains the following:
- the LOC130989038 gene encoding uncharacterized protein LOC130989038, translating to MPPKRGRPAKNNNNRRNRNAVPEEPQDARGHNPSPPPPTRRVEELFLRQNPPTFDGTSEPAEAEIWVRAMERIFNFLRCTDEERLSCVSFQLTGSADFWWEARRKILTPEQWASYTWEDFKTGLYDKYIPKSYRKKKEAEFYELKQGNKSVVEYDKEFCNLSRFAPQQVDTDEKMAEKFCAGLRYEIKMALASHGGLSYTESLNRALDVEAAMPSDKSAPLLISTPNDPPVASHTLKGKRKWDNNEDNINQTSKKVWQEYERAEQFIQPRHEAQTNLERTGGNQGQKGVLPCPNCGKMHRGICRAGTNGCYNCGQKGHYSTQCPNRQRGSAVGNTRTPLPAIRGHLRNHPQ from the coding sequence atgccgcctaagagaggacgccctgcgaaaaacaataacaatcgcagaaaccgtaacgctgtacccgaagaaccacaagatgctcgaggacataacccatcccctccgcctccgactaggagagtcgaagaactctttttaaggcaaaatccacctacgtttgacggaacgagtgaaccggctgaagctgagatttgggtgcgtgcaatggaacgcattttcaactttctacgttgtactgatgaggagcgcctatcttgcgtctctttccaactaacaggatcagctgacttctggtgggaagcacgtcgaaaaattctgacacctgaacaatgggcaagttatacttgggaagattttaagacgggattatatgataaatatattccgaaaagctataggaagaagaaagaagctgagttctacgagttgaagcaaggaaataaatctgtggttgaatacgacaaggaattctgcaacctgtctaggtttgctccgcaacaagtggacacagatgagaagatggcagagaaattttgtgccggtctacggtacgaaattaagatggctctagcaagccacggaggactctcatacacggagtctttgaacagggcacttgatgttgaagctgcaatgccgtcggacaagtcagccccattgttgatctcaacgccaaatgatccaccagtagcctcacatactctcaaagggaagcgcaagtgggacaacaacgaagacaatatcaatcagactagtaagaaagtgtggcaagaatatgaacgggccgaacagtttattcaaccaaggcacgaggcacagactaacctcgAGCGAACTGGGGGTAACCAAGGTCAGAAAGGAGTTTtaccttgcccaaattgtggtaagatgcataggggtatTTGTCGTGCtggaactaacggttgttacaattgtggccaaaaaggtcactactccacgcaatgccccaatAGACAACGAGGTTCAGCAGTTGGGAACACCCGCacccccttgccagcaatacgtggacacttgcgaaatcatCCTCAATaa